A genomic stretch from Nitrobacter winogradskyi Nb-255 includes:
- a CDS encoding IS5 family transposase (programmed frameshift): MKRYELSDHQWAKIAPLLPGKASDPGRTGSDNRLFVNGCLWVLRSGAHGCDLPERYGRWKTVHRRFSRWCHAGVWERVFSTLTADRDNQYLMLDSTIVRAHQQAATGKGGPKDQALGRSRGGLTTKVHMLADALGRPLRFIVTAGQVGDITQAPALLEAQAGDAVMADKAYDSNALRALIAGMGAEAVIPSNRTRKIIIPHDAGLYKHRNRIERCFNRLKHFRRFATRYDRRTVHFTGFVHLAAALIWLP; encoded by the exons ATCAAGCGGTATGAGCTGAGCGATCATCAGTGGGCGAAGATTGCACCGTTGCTGCCAGGCAAGGCCTCTGATCCGGGACGGACGGGATCGGATAATCGGTTGTTTGTGAACGGCTGCCTGTGGGTGCTGCGATCCGGCGCGCACGGGTGTGACCTGCCGGAGCGCTATGGTCGCTGGAAGACGGTGCATCGGCGGTTCAGCAGGTGGTGCCATGCCGGTGTGTGGGAACGGGTGTTCTCCACCCTGACAGCCGATCGCGACAACCAGTATCTGATGCTCGACTCAACCATCGTTCGAGCCCATCAGCAGGCGGCTACCGGAAAAGGGGGGC CCAAGGATCAGGCGCTGGGGCGTTCCCGAGGTGGACTGACCACCAAGGTCCACATGCTCGCCGATGCGCTGGGCCGACCCTTGCGTTTCATCGTCACCGCCGGGCAGGTCGGAGACATCACACAAGCCCCCGCGCTGCTCGAAGCCCAGGCCGGGGACGCCGTGATGGCCGACAAGGCTTATGACAGCAACGCCTTGCGTGCACTCATCGCCGGCATGGGCGCCGAAGCGGTGATCCCCTCAAACAGGACGCGCAAAATCATCATCCCGCATGACGCCGGTCTCTACAAGCACCGCAACCGCATCGAGCGCTGCTTCAACCGTCTCAAGCACTTCCGCCGTTTCGCCACACGCTACGACAGGCGCACCGTTCACTTCACGGGCTTCGTTCACCTGGCCGCAGCCCTGATCTGGCTGCCGTGA
- a CDS encoding type I restriction enzyme HsdR N-terminal domain-containing protein, producing the protein MIAKLKPRDRIQTPVTNLSEFNTESDVEQKLVYPFLVHPSFMDIPSEWVRTKEYMEPTEIDKGAGKRVGYIPDYSVWRSGFPLLVVEAKRPDEPIEKAIREAHLYANRINNRYPPNVNPIRYVLACNGEQFALAPFDSETELLYAKAVDLRPGTDILAAFKAILNKDEFEKRAQEMNVHFQSRRFTRVPSLLTGTQVTEQLGINPFAQELFPTSGKRPTRRRTTSLIAAMSRPRSAASMARCSKPI; encoded by the coding sequence TTGATCGCCAAGCTCAAACCACGCGACCGGATACAGACGCCTGTCACGAACCTTTCGGAGTTCAACACCGAAAGCGACGTGGAGCAGAAGCTCGTCTACCCGTTCCTGGTCCACCCCAGCTTCATGGATATCCCCTCGGAATGGGTCCGCACCAAGGAGTACATGGAGCCGACCGAGATCGATAAGGGCGCTGGCAAGCGGGTCGGCTACATTCCCGATTATTCGGTCTGGCGCAGCGGCTTTCCCCTTCTGGTCGTCGAGGCGAAGCGCCCCGATGAGCCGATCGAAAAGGCGATCCGGGAGGCCCATCTGTATGCGAATCGGATCAATAATCGCTATCCCCCGAACGTTAACCCGATCCGCTACGTGCTCGCCTGCAACGGTGAGCAGTTTGCCCTGGCGCCATTCGATAGCGAAACCGAGTTGTTGTACGCCAAGGCCGTCGATCTCCGGCCGGGTACCGACATTCTGGCGGCGTTCAAAGCGATCTTGAATAAAGACGAGTTCGAGAAGCGCGCTCAGGAAATGAACGTCCATTTCCAGTCGCGGCGATTCACGCGCGTGCCGAGCCTGCTAACCGGCACGCAAGTCACTGAACAACTCGGCATCAATCCGTTTGCCCAGGAACTTTTCCCGACTTCGGGCAAGAGGCCGACGAGGCGCCGGACGACATCATTGATCGCGGCTATGTCTCGACCGAGGAGCGCAGCGAGTATGGCGCGGTGCTCGAAACCTATCTGA
- a CDS encoding ROK family protein gives MAEDVLTTSGIGKHGVLRLPSVDIDNYNIELKDDDGFLGDRACKGAFRRILDDLRAPLKKNGEDPLGKTPSEAIAKGSLDEALVGEDIEASALVHGAIEEFAQELAYVTGRFLKTKAWADTECIVVGGGFRKSRVGEIAIARADLLLKNEGHKVHLVPIRFDPDEAGLIGCLHLAPSWIFEAFDSILAVDIGGTNIRCGVVETKWKKASDLSRAGVWRSELWRHADDEPTREGAVKKLVKMLKDLVSQTEKQGLKLAPFIGISCPGVIEEDGSIKKGAQNLPGNWESSRFNLPKSLIEAIPEIGGHDTTVLMHNDGVAQGLSEMPYMQDVSRWGVLTIGTGLGNARFTNRRKENKKEKKPEDGKDKDKKDRKAKD, from the coding sequence ATGGCGGAAGACGTTCTGACAACCTCGGGCATCGGCAAGCATGGCGTTCTTCGGCTGCCCTCGGTGGACATCGACAACTACAACATCGAATTGAAGGACGATGATGGCTTTCTCGGCGACCGCGCCTGCAAGGGCGCGTTCCGCAGGATTCTTGATGACCTGCGCGCGCCCTTGAAAAAAAATGGCGAGGACCCGCTCGGCAAGACGCCGTCGGAGGCGATCGCCAAGGGCTCGCTCGATGAGGCGCTGGTCGGAGAAGATATCGAGGCCTCCGCCCTTGTGCACGGCGCCATCGAGGAATTCGCGCAGGAACTGGCTTATGTCACCGGGCGCTTCCTTAAAACCAAAGCCTGGGCCGACACCGAATGTATCGTGGTCGGCGGCGGCTTCCGCAAGAGCCGCGTCGGCGAGATCGCGATCGCCCGCGCCGACCTGTTGTTGAAGAACGAGGGCCACAAAGTCCACCTGGTTCCGATCCGCTTCGATCCCGACGAGGCGGGACTGATCGGTTGCCTCCATCTTGCGCCTTCCTGGATTTTCGAGGCGTTCGACAGCATTCTGGCGGTTGACATCGGCGGCACCAATATCCGCTGCGGCGTGGTCGAGACCAAATGGAAGAAGGCCTCCGACCTTTCCAGGGCCGGGGTTTGGAGATCTGAATTGTGGCGCCACGCCGATGACGAGCCGACCCGAGAGGGCGCGGTGAAGAAGCTCGTGAAAATGCTGAAGGATCTCGTTTCGCAGACGGAAAAGCAGGGACTGAAGCTCGCGCCGTTCATCGGGATTTCCTGTCCGGGCGTGATCGAGGAGGACGGATCAATCAAGAAAGGCGCACAGAACCTTCCCGGCAACTGGGAGAGCAGCAGATTCAATCTGCCGAAGTCACTGATCGAAGCCATCCCGGAGATCGGCGGTCACGATACCACCGTTCTCATGCATAACGACGGCGTGGCGCAGGGCCTCAGCGAAATGCCTTACATGCAGGATGTCAGCCGCTGGGGCGTCTTGACCATCGGCACCGGCCTTGGCAACGCGCGTTTCACCAACCGCAGGAAAGAGAACAAAAAAGAAAAGAAGCCCGAGGACGGAAAAGACAAAGACAAGAAGGATAGAAAAGCCAAGGATTGA
- the rplU gene encoding 50S ribosomal protein L21, with amino-acid sequence MFAVIKTGGRQYRVVPDDVLEIGKIAGEVGTIVQLGEVLVLGGDTPVLGAPTVAGASIAAEVLQHKRGPKVIAFKKRRRKHSKRKRGYRDEITVLRVTEILADGKSPTIGPRPKKEKAVEPVEGASDDKPRRAAKKTAAKTAEDAD; translated from the coding sequence ATGTTCGCAGTCATCAAAACCGGCGGCCGGCAGTACCGTGTCGTTCCGGATGATGTTCTTGAGATTGGCAAGATCGCCGGCGAGGTCGGAACGATCGTGCAGCTAGGCGAGGTTCTGGTGCTGGGCGGCGACACGCCGGTGCTTGGCGCGCCCACGGTGGCGGGCGCCTCGATCGCGGCCGAAGTATTGCAGCACAAGCGTGGCCCCAAGGTGATCGCTTTCAAGAAGCGGCGCCGCAAGCACTCCAAGCGCAAACGAGGTTATCGCGACGAGATCACCGTGCTGCGCGTCACCGAGATTCTGGCTGACGGCAAGAGCCCCACAATCGGGCCGCGCCCGAAGAAGGAAAAGGCCGTCGAGCCCGTTGAAGGCGCGAGCGACGACAAGCCCAGGAGGGCCGCGAAGAAAACCGCCGCCAAGACCGCGGAAGACGCGGATTAA
- the rpmA gene encoding 50S ribosomal protein L27, translated as MAHKKAGGSSRNGRDSHGKRLGIKAFGGEHVIPGNIIARQRGTTWHPGLNVGMGTDHTLFAKVEGHVAFRVKTGGRTFVSVLPMTEAAAE; from the coding sequence ATGGCTCACAAAAAGGCAGGCGGTTCTTCGCGGAACGGACGCGATTCGCATGGCAAGCGCCTTGGTATCAAGGCTTTCGGCGGCGAGCATGTGATTCCCGGCAACATCATCGCTCGTCAGCGTGGAACCACCTGGCACCCGGGTCTGAATGTCGGCATGGGCACTGACCATACCCTGTTCGCCAAGGTCGAGGGTCACGTCGCGTTTCGCGTAAAAACCGGCGGCCGGACTTTCGTGTCGGTCCTCCCGATGACGGAAGCCGCGGCCGAGTAG
- a CDS encoding GNAT family N-acetyltransferase has protein sequence MLQDMPIPTPLLRDRRPFALETERLTLRKPTHADVRGITALANDRRIAEMTRCLPHPYTPDDAVQFVEAVAGDSREMVFLVEHNHVPVGVAGVDWSKPDAPELGYWFGVDHWGRGFATEAVRAVIDYAFEEYGVDRMVSGARVINPASRNVLEKCGFQWTGVELYRIRSLGSSTPVDRFRLSRGVWSSLKRWNSAARREPCI, from the coding sequence ATGCTGCAGGACATGCCAATACCCACGCCCTTGCTGCGCGATCGGCGGCCGTTTGCGCTTGAGACCGAGCGGCTGACATTGCGCAAGCCAACCCATGCGGATGTCAGGGGCATCACCGCGCTCGCCAACGACAGACGCATCGCGGAGATGACGCGCTGTCTGCCGCATCCCTACACGCCGGATGACGCCGTTCAATTCGTCGAGGCCGTCGCGGGCGATAGCCGCGAGATGGTGTTTCTGGTCGAGCACAATCATGTGCCGGTCGGAGTAGCTGGCGTTGACTGGAGCAAACCCGACGCGCCCGAGCTGGGTTATTGGTTCGGCGTTGATCATTGGGGCCGGGGCTTCGCCACCGAGGCCGTCCGCGCGGTAATCGATTACGCTTTCGAGGAGTATGGCGTCGATCGCATGGTCTCCGGCGCGCGCGTGATCAATCCGGCCTCGCGCAACGTGCTTGAGAAGTGCGGTTTCCAGTGGACCGGCGTCGAACTGTACCGAATCAGGTCGCTCGGCTCGTCCACGCCGGTCGATCGTTTCCGCCTGTCGCGTGGCGTGTGGTCGTCGCTGAAGCGTTGGAATAGCGCCGCGCGCCGTGAGCCGTGTATCTGA
- the obgE gene encoding GTPase ObgE, with translation MKFLDEAKVYIRSGDGGNGCVAFRREKFIEFGGPSGGNGGRGGDVIVEVADGLNTLIDYRYQQHFKAPKGANGMGSDRHGANGKAIVLKVPLGTQIIDEDRETLIHDFTRVGERLVLAEGGNGGFGNAHFKSSTNRAPRRANPGQPGEERWIWLRLKLIADAGLVGLPNAGKSTFLSKVSAAKPKIADYPFTTLHPQLGVVRVQDREFVLADIPGLIEGAHEGAGLGDRFLGHVERCRVLLHLVDAGCDHAGRAYKIVRGEMEAYAGALAEKVEIVALNKIDAVTAEDLKKQRDRLKRAAKKTPLLVSGVTGEGVQDVLRALVEVIGQAPVSDKAKGADASAAQAMETPVARAKPWSP, from the coding sequence ATGAAATTTCTCGATGAAGCCAAGGTCTATATCCGTTCCGGCGATGGTGGTAACGGCTGCGTGGCTTTCCGCCGCGAGAAGTTTATCGAGTTCGGGGGCCCCTCCGGCGGCAATGGCGGCCGCGGCGGCGACGTCATCGTCGAGGTCGCCGATGGCCTCAACACCCTGATCGACTATCGCTACCAGCAGCACTTCAAGGCTCCCAAGGGCGCCAACGGCATGGGCTCGGACCGCCACGGCGCGAACGGCAAGGCCATCGTGCTCAAGGTGCCGCTTGGCACCCAGATCATCGACGAGGATCGCGAAACCCTGATCCACGACTTCACCCGGGTCGGCGAGCGCCTTGTGCTGGCCGAGGGCGGCAATGGCGGGTTCGGCAACGCGCACTTCAAGTCGTCGACCAACCGGGCGCCGCGCCGCGCCAACCCCGGCCAGCCGGGCGAGGAGCGCTGGATCTGGCTGCGGTTGAAGCTGATTGCCGATGCCGGTCTGGTCGGCCTGCCCAATGCAGGCAAGTCGACGTTTCTTTCCAAGGTGAGTGCGGCGAAGCCGAAGATCGCCGACTATCCGTTTACCACGCTGCACCCGCAACTCGGCGTCGTGAGAGTGCAGGATCGCGAATTCGTGCTGGCGGATATTCCCGGATTGATTGAGGGCGCGCATGAGGGCGCGGGACTGGGCGACCGTTTCCTCGGGCATGTCGAGCGCTGCCGCGTGCTGCTGCATCTGGTGGATGCCGGCTGTGACCATGCCGGCCGCGCCTACAAGATCGTGCGCGGAGAAATGGAAGCCTACGCCGGGGCGCTTGCCGAGAAGGTCGAGATCGTGGCGCTCAACAAGATCGACGCGGTCACGGCCGAGGATCTGAAGAAGCAGCGCGACCGCCTCAAGCGCGCCGCGAAAAAAACGCCGCTGCTGGTCTCAGGCGTCACGGGCGAGGGCGTGCAGGATGTGCTGCGCGCGCTGGTGGAGGTCATCGGGCAGGCGCCGGTCTCGGACAAGGCCAAGGGCGCGGATGCTTCGGCGGCACAGGCGATGGAAACGCCGGTCGCCCGGGCCAAGCCGTGGTCACCCTGA
- the proB gene encoding glutamate 5-kinase, with protein sequence MTRPHLKKFRRIVVKVGSSLLIDSAAGKVRGEWLSALAADIAGLHGDGCDVLVVSSGAVALGRSKLKLPRGPLKLEESQAAAAVGQIALARIWSKVLADHGIGAGQILVTWQDTEERRRYLNARSTIAKLLEWRAVPVINENDTVATNEIRYGDNDRLAARVATMASADLLILLSDIDGLYDAPPHLNPDAKLITVVKRVTADIEAMAGSAASELSRGGMRTKIEAAKIATTAGTHMLIASGTIEHPLRAIMDGGPCTWFLTPANPVTARKRWIAGSLEPRGTLAIDAGAVAALRAGKSLLPAGVTRIDGHFARGDAVIVRGPNGHEIGRGLVAYDAADADRIKGRSSSDAAQLLGVRGRVEMIHRDDLVVGGPLGDSA encoded by the coding sequence ATGACCCGTCCGCATCTCAAGAAATTTCGTCGTATCGTCGTCAAGGTCGGCTCGTCGCTGCTGATCGATTCCGCGGCGGGCAAGGTGCGGGGGGAGTGGCTGTCGGCGCTGGCCGCCGATATCGCAGGGCTTCACGGCGACGGCTGCGACGTGCTGGTGGTCTCGTCCGGCGCGGTCGCGCTCGGCCGCAGCAAGCTCAAATTGCCTCGCGGTCCGCTGAAGCTGGAGGAGAGTCAGGCGGCCGCCGCCGTCGGACAGATCGCGCTGGCCCGGATATGGTCGAAGGTGCTGGCCGATCACGGCATCGGCGCGGGGCAGATCCTGGTGACATGGCAGGACACCGAGGAGCGCCGCCGCTATCTCAATGCGCGCTCGACCATCGCGAAGCTGCTCGAATGGCGCGCGGTCCCGGTCATCAACGAAAACGATACGGTCGCCACCAACGAAATCCGCTACGGCGACAATGACCGCCTTGCCGCGAGGGTCGCCACCATGGCGAGCGCGGATCTGCTGATTCTGCTGTCCGACATCGACGGGCTCTATGACGCGCCGCCTCATCTCAACCCGGATGCAAAACTGATTACGGTGGTGAAAAGGGTCACGGCGGACATCGAGGCGATGGCCGGCAGCGCCGCATCCGAGCTGTCGCGCGGTGGAATGCGGACCAAGATCGAGGCAGCGAAGATCGCAACGACCGCCGGCACGCACATGCTGATCGCTTCAGGCACGATCGAGCATCCGCTGCGGGCCATCATGGATGGAGGTCCCTGCACATGGTTTCTGACGCCGGCCAATCCGGTCACGGCGCGCAAGCGTTGGATCGCCGGTTCGCTGGAGCCCAGGGGGACGCTCGCGATCGATGCCGGCGCGGTGGCGGCGCTGCGCGCCGGCAAGAGCCTGCTTCCGGCGGGCGTGACCCGGATTGACGGGCATTTCGCGCGGGGCGATGCCGTCATCGTGCGCGGTCCGAACGGGCATGAGATCGGCCGCGGCCTCGTCGCCTACGACGCCGCCGACGCCGACAGGATCAAGGGGCGTTCGTCTTCCGATGCCGCGCAGCTTCTGGGGGTTCGCGGCCGCGTCGAAATGATTCATCGCGACGACCTCGTGGTCGGCGGGCCACTCGGCGATTCCGCTTAG
- a CDS encoding glutamate-5-semialdehyde dehydrogenase yields MTAPMKAIGAPADLPVLMGDLAAQAREAARSLGLASTAQKNEALDAMARAIRSNAAAILQANAQDVADARAGGATAAFLDRLTLTQARVEAMADGVKVVREIDDPVGRVTERWQRPNGMTIERVRVPLGVVAVIFESRPNVCADAGVLCLKSGNAVILRGGSESFRSCRAIHACLVEGLREARLPEAAITLVPTRDRAAVGLLLSGMNGGIDVIVPRGGKSLVARVEAEARVPVFAHLEGVNHVYVDGAADLAMAKAVVLNSKMRRPGVCGAAETLLVDRSGVRDILKPLVEALIEAGCEVRGDSDVQGVDPRVRSAADSDWNTEYGDAIISARVVDGCGGAIDHIQRHGSRHTDAIVTEDPETAARFLNEVDSAIVLHNASTQFADGGEFGFGAEIGIATGKFHARGPVGAEQLTSFKYRVHGDGQVRP; encoded by the coding sequence ATGACGGCTCCCATGAAGGCGATCGGCGCTCCGGCCGATCTTCCCGTGTTGATGGGCGACCTCGCAGCACAGGCGCGCGAGGCCGCGCGCTCGCTCGGGCTCGCTTCAACGGCGCAGAAGAACGAGGCGCTCGATGCGATGGCGCGCGCGATTCGAAGCAATGCGGCTGCGATCCTCCAGGCCAATGCGCAAGACGTCGCGGATGCACGCGCCGGCGGCGCCACCGCCGCTTTCCTCGATCGTCTCACGCTGACGCAGGCGCGCGTGGAGGCGATGGCCGACGGCGTGAAGGTGGTTCGCGAGATAGACGATCCGGTGGGGCGGGTCACCGAGCGCTGGCAGCGTCCCAACGGCATGACCATCGAGCGCGTGCGGGTGCCGCTCGGAGTGGTCGCCGTGATCTTCGAGAGCCGTCCCAATGTCTGCGCCGACGCCGGCGTGCTCTGTCTTAAATCCGGCAACGCCGTGATCCTGCGCGGCGGCTCGGAAAGTTTTCGCTCATGCCGCGCGATTCATGCGTGCCTGGTCGAGGGATTGCGCGAGGCGCGATTGCCTGAAGCGGCGATCACGCTGGTGCCGACGCGCGACCGCGCCGCGGTCGGGCTGCTTCTGAGCGGGATGAATGGCGGCATCGACGTGATCGTGCCGCGCGGCGGCAAAAGCCTTGTCGCGCGTGTCGAGGCCGAGGCGCGCGTGCCGGTGTTCGCGCATCTTGAAGGCGTCAATCATGTTTATGTCGATGGCGCCGCCGATCTCGCAATGGCGAAGGCGGTCGTGCTCAACTCGAAAATGCGCCGCCCCGGCGTTTGCGGTGCGGCCGAAACGCTGCTGGTCGATCGCTCGGGCGTACGGGATATTCTGAAGCCGCTGGTCGAAGCGCTGATCGAGGCCGGTTGCGAGGTGCGCGGCGATTCCGACGTGCAGGGTGTCGATCCGCGGGTCAGGTCCGCGGCCGACAGCGACTGGAATACCGAATACGGCGACGCGATCATTTCCGCGCGCGTGGTCGACGGTTGCGGCGGCGCGATTGATCATATCCAGCGTCACGGCTCGCGCCACACGGATGCGATCGTGACCGAGGATCCTGAAACGGCGGCCCGGTTTCTCAACGAGGTCGATTCGGCGATCGTGCTGCACAATGCGTCGACGCAATTCGCCGACGGCGGGGAGTTCGGCTTCGGGGCTGAAATCGGCATTGCCACGGGCAAGTTCCACGCGCGGGGGCCGGTTGGCGCCGAGCAGTTGACGAGCTTCAAATATCGCGTCCATGGTGACGGGCAGGTGCGCCCGTGA
- a CDS encoding nicotinate-nucleotide adenylyltransferase — translation MGSRSVVSRAIPLHSDGMRIGLLGGSFNPPHAAHRAVSLYALKRLELDRVWWLVSPANPLKDARALRALGERAAAASAVANDPRIDISCLEAVIGTRYTIDTITYLRRRCANVRFVWIMGADNLEQFHRWENWRRIAAAAPIAVVDRPPHSFQALAAPAAQALARWRLPEARADRLASHRLPAWVFLTGMKSRLSSTGLRNQDGTWRTGS, via the coding sequence TTGGGGTCGCGTTCCGTCGTCTCACGCGCCATCCCGCTTCATTCCGATGGCATGCGTATCGGCCTGCTTGGCGGCTCGTTCAATCCGCCTCACGCCGCGCATCGCGCCGTCAGCCTGTATGCCCTGAAGCGGCTGGAACTCGACCGGGTCTGGTGGCTCGTTTCTCCCGCCAACCCGCTCAAGGACGCGCGGGCGCTACGCGCTCTCGGCGAACGCGCCGCCGCGGCGTCGGCCGTAGCGAATGATCCGCGCATCGACATTAGTTGTCTCGAAGCCGTCATCGGAACGCGCTACACCATCGACACCATAACCTATCTGCGACGCAGGTGCGCGAACGTGCGCTTTGTCTGGATCATGGGCGCCGATAATCTGGAGCAGTTTCACCGCTGGGAGAACTGGCGGCGGATCGCCGCCGCGGCGCCGATCGCGGTGGTCGATCGCCCGCCGCACAGTTTCCAGGCTCTTGCAGCGCCAGCCGCGCAGGCGCTCGCGCGATGGCGTTTGCCGGAAGCGAGGGCCGACCGGTTGGCCTCGCACCGCCTGCCTGCCTGGGTTTTCCTCACCGGAATGAAATCGCGGTTGTCTTCGACTGGGCTGCGGAACCAGGACGGAACATGGAGGACGGGGAGCTAA
- the rsfS gene encoding ribosome silencing factor codes for MAPLSPEAQPDVEQTLRLILSRLEDMKAEDAVTIGLRGRSAFSDYMVVVTGRSNRHVGAIAETVARGLKDIGVKKIRIEGMPNCDWVLIDSGDVVVHVFRPEVREFYNLERLWIQNTATAKTV; via the coding sequence GTGGCTCCCCTCAGTCCGGAGGCGCAGCCCGACGTTGAACAAACCCTCAGGCTGATCCTTTCGCGCCTTGAGGATATGAAGGCGGAAGATGCGGTCACCATCGGCCTGCGCGGCAGGTCGGCTTTTTCGGATTACATGGTGGTCGTCACCGGCAGGTCCAACCGTCATGTCGGTGCGATCGCGGAAACCGTGGCCAGGGGCCTCAAGGACATCGGGGTCAAGAAGATCCGTATCGAAGGCATGCCGAATTGCGACTGGGTGCTGATCGATTCCGGCGATGTGGTCGTGCACGTATTCCGGCCGGAGGTTCGTGAATTCTACAATCTCGAGAGGTTGTGGATACAGAACACGGCGACGGCGAAGACGGTCTGA
- the rlmH gene encoding 23S rRNA (pseudouridine(1915)-N(3))-methyltransferase RlmH yields the protein MRLVVIAVGRLKQGPERELADRYRGRFADIGRNLGFRGLDVHEVAESRARDAGQRIREEAAAVLALAPKEMILVALDEKGKSIDSAAFAEHLGRWRDESVADAVFMIGGADGLSPELRRRARLSVAFGAATWPHQMVRVMLLEQIYRAATILAGHPYHRG from the coding sequence ATGCGACTCGTCGTCATTGCCGTGGGGCGTCTGAAGCAGGGGCCTGAGCGGGAGCTTGCCGATCGCTATCGCGGACGCTTCGCGGATATCGGGCGCAATCTTGGCTTTCGCGGCCTGGATGTCCATGAAGTCGCGGAAAGCCGCGCCCGCGATGCCGGGCAGCGCATTCGGGAAGAGGCGGCGGCCGTCCTTGCGCTGGCACCCAAGGAGATGATCCTGGTGGCGCTGGACGAAAAAGGCAAAAGTATCGACAGCGCCGCATTTGCGGAACATCTGGGCCGCTGGAGGGATGAGTCGGTGGCGGACGCGGTTTTCATGATCGGTGGCGCGGACGGACTTTCGCCTGAATTACGGCGCAGGGCTAGATTGAGCGTTGCATTCGGCGCGGCCACATGGCCGCATCAGATGGTGCGCGTCATGCTGCTTGAGCAGATCTATCGGGCCGCGACCATTCTGGCCGGTCATCCTTATCACCGTGGTTAG